Genomic window (Leptospira kirschneri serovar Cynopteri str. 3522 CT):
CTATGTAAATCTTTTCTGGATCTAATTCGCGTAAAACGGTTAGTTCCTCTGCCGTAACGGGAGGTTCGTGTTTGAGAGGAATATCCTCGTCAGGAGGAAGCCAGGAAGTATAGCGTAGAACTGCTTCTTCAGGTTCCATCTCTTCGTCGGAAGGAGGTGAGATCCAATGAGAGAATTCGAAAACGTGATCCGAGTTTGGGGTTCTTTGAAACCTTCCGAATTGACAGACCGCTTCCATAACTCTGTCTCCTACCGAGGTAATGTAGTTTACGTGTTTTACGAATCTTCCTCGGTTGGCCTTGGCGACTACAATACAATCTGCGACCGCGGCTATGTCGTTGGCTCCTCCCGAACCAACTAGAAATTTTCCTTTGGAAGTTTTAGTGGAGTTGATGTTGCCGAACCAATCCACTTCTGCTGCTCCCAACACTCCTAGGCAATGATCCGGGACTATCGTTCCTAAAATACTTGTAATGTCGGAAAGCATAGTACAGTCTTTTGCATGTAGTTGGCTAAAAAGAAAAACGTCTCCGGTATGTGGCTTCATAGAAAAAAAACCTAGTTCCGTGATAATCTTAACTTCAATCCCTTCTTTCTCTAAAAAACGGGCAGCGGTCCAAGCCGAAATATGAGCCGCACCGATACCAGCTAGAATCGTTTTATAACCATTAGATTTGACGTATTCTTGAATCGCTCTTGCAGCTAAAATGATCATTTGTTCAGAATCGTTTACGGTTTTTGGATCCTCTAATTTAGTTACTTTGTTTTCTTTGGGAATATGCTTTAGTCTTTTAAGACGAGAAATTCCTACACGTTCTAAATATTCTGCGTGACCACCCTTTAAGTTTACAAAATCTGAATACCATTTTTCTGCACGGGAAGGGGCGTTTGCGGCTTCGTTGGCTTCTATCTGAAATTCGTAATCGTCTAAATACGTAGAAAGTTCGGCAAAAGCTGGAATTCCGGGAAGGTTATAGACTCTAAGAGATTGAGGATGGGCTCCGAATTCAGCGATGGACATTGCTTTGACTCTATTTCCTGGAATCGAAACAAGCTCCGGAGGAATGGAACCTTTAGGAACGATCTTTTCCACAGTAGCGAC
Coding sequences:
- a CDS encoding CoA-transferase, yielding MEKNTKIFQNPDEMIRETVQPKMYLHLSATMSRPNALIYSLARCFQNSNPEFVISMAGIHSSAHALTISKVVKKMITGFAGDNYPKPAPNSLYSNLLEGKPFELELWSLLSIVQRLMAGAMRLPGFITNSLLGSDLILDKLGKTAFLLPDPKHQGINGSHSSNYRGKKGVDLVYILPLNPDLTLLHAVVGDEEGNLVLCPPSGEGYWGALSAKQGVVATVEKIVPKGSIPPELVSIPGNRVKAMSIAEFGAHPQSLRVYNLPGIPAFAELSTYLDDYEFQIEANEAANAPSRAEKWYSDFVNLKGGHAEYLERVGISRLKRLKHIPKENKVTKLEDPKTVNDSEQMIILAARAIQEYVKSNGYKTILAGIGAAHISAWTAARFLEKEGIEVKIITELGFFSMKPHTGDVFLFSQLHAKDCTMLSDITSILGTIVPDHCLGVLGAAEVDWFGNINSTKTSKGKFLVGSGGANDIAAVADCIVVAKANRGRFVKHVNYITSVGDRVMEAVCQFGRFQRTPNSDHVFEFSHWISPPSDEEMEPEEAVLRYTSWLPPDEDIPLKHEPPVTAEELTVLRELDPEKIYIEQFMVYTRLP